A genome region from Thermomonospora amylolytica includes the following:
- a CDS encoding gas vesicle protein GvpG, which translates to MGLFTGLVTLPLAPVRGVIRLAELIQEEAERELYDPIRLRQRLDDVAAAREAGEISDEEADEIERELVELLMNPPVRRD; encoded by the coding sequence GTGGGTCTGTTCACCGGCCTGGTCACGCTGCCGCTGGCCCCCGTGCGGGGAGTGATCCGGCTGGCCGAGCTGATCCAGGAGGAGGCGGAGCGGGAGCTGTACGACCCGATCCGCCTCCGCCAGCGCCTGGACGACGTCGCCGCCGCCCGCGAGGCCGGCGAGATCTCCGACGAGGAGGCCGACGAGATCGAGCGGGAGCTGGTCGAACTGTTGATGAATCCGCCGGTGAGGAGGGACTGA
- a CDS encoding phosphotransferase, which yields MTVEQGREVVLGGGDVTEGVVRVGETVRRPLRAHSSAVHGLLRHLELVGFAGAPRFLGIDEQGREVLTYLEGEAPGRPLPGYAATDDALVGVARLLRGFHDAVSSYEAPADAPWDTAFTTNVDDPPELIGHCDVTPDNVIFRDGVPYGLIDFDLARPTTRLFDVVNTLRTWAPMADPADREPVFRRLDADAVGRRIRRFCDAYGLPHDQRRRVLAVARLRFERSHESMRARAEHLGGGWARMWRDGVGGRIRRAQDWLDLNWDALDARLV from the coding sequence GTGACTGTGGAGCAGGGGCGGGAGGTCGTGCTCGGGGGCGGGGACGTCACCGAGGGCGTCGTGCGGGTGGGGGAGACGGTGCGGCGCCCGTTGCGGGCGCACAGTTCCGCCGTGCACGGGTTGCTGCGGCATCTGGAACTGGTGGGGTTCGCGGGGGCTCCCCGGTTCCTGGGGATCGACGAGCAGGGGCGTGAGGTGCTCACGTACCTGGAAGGGGAGGCTCCGGGGCGGCCCCTGCCGGGGTATGCGGCGACCGACGACGCGCTGGTCGGGGTGGCGCGGCTGTTGCGGGGGTTCCACGACGCGGTCAGCTCGTACGAGGCCCCGGCGGACGCGCCCTGGGACACGGCGTTCACCACGAACGTGGACGACCCGCCGGAGCTGATCGGGCACTGCGATGTGACGCCCGACAACGTGATCTTCCGGGACGGGGTGCCGTACGGGCTGATCGACTTCGATCTGGCGCGGCCCACGACGCGGTTGTTCGACGTGGTCAACACGCTGCGCACGTGGGCGCCCATGGCGGACCCGGCGGATCGGGAGCCGGTGTTCCGCAGGCTGGACGCCGACGCGGTGGGGCGGCGGATCCGGCGGTTCTGCGACGCCTACGGGCTGCCGCACGACCAGCGTCGCCGGGTGCTGGCGGTGGCCCGGCTGCGGTTCGAGCGTTCGCATGAGTCGATGCGGGCGCGCGCCGAGCATCTGGGCGGCGGCTGGGCGCGGATGTGGCGGGACGGCGTCGGGGGCAGGATCCGCCGGGCGCAGGACTGGCTGGACCTCAACTGGGACGCGCTGGATGCCCGGCTCGTCTAG
- a CDS encoding gas vesicle protein: MDAPPGERVALVDLLDRLLAGGVVLAGDLVISIAEVDLVRVSLHALITSIREESAADGEAP, encoded by the coding sequence GTGGACGCTCCGCCCGGCGAGCGGGTCGCGCTGGTCGACCTGCTGGACCGGCTGCTGGCGGGGGGCGTGGTGCTGGCCGGGGACCTGGTGATCTCGATCGCCGAGGTGGACCTGGTGCGGGTGTCGCTGCACGCGCTGATCACCTCCATCCGGGAGGAGAGCGCCGCGGACGGGGAGGCGCCGTGA
- the gvpO gene encoding gas vesicle protein GvpO gives MAGTLARAAREAIRQVEEMTGRQVEGVTATRRTENGWVVDVEVVETRRIPDTADMLAVYQVELDGDGEVTGYRRARRYQRGRADDD, from the coding sequence ATGGCCGGCACGCTGGCGCGGGCGGCCCGGGAGGCCATCCGCCAGGTCGAGGAGATGACCGGCCGCCAGGTCGAGGGCGTCACCGCGACCCGGCGCACCGAGAACGGCTGGGTCGTGGACGTGGAGGTGGTGGAGACCCGCCGCATCCCCGACACCGCCGACATGCTGGCGGTCTATCAGGTCGAGCTGGACGGCGACGGCGAGGTGACCGGTTACCGGCGCGCCCGCCGCTACCAGCGCGGCCGGGCCGACGACGACTAG
- a CDS encoding gas vesicle protein K, giving the protein MTARPVRRIETDPEQVERDLVKLVLTLVELIRQLMERQAIRRAEGGDLADEQIEQIGLALMRLEEAMQKLQDHFGLDQADLNLDLGPLGTLLPETG; this is encoded by the coding sequence GTGACAGCCCGCCCGGTGCGGCGCATCGAGACCGATCCCGAGCAGGTCGAGCGGGATCTGGTCAAGCTGGTGCTCACGCTGGTGGAGCTGATCCGCCAGCTGATGGAGCGGCAGGCCATCCGCCGGGCCGAGGGCGGCGACCTGGCCGACGAGCAGATCGAGCAGATCGGCCTGGCGCTGATGCGGCTGGAGGAGGCCATGCAGAAGCTGCAGGACCACTTCGGCCTCGACCAGGCCGACCTCAACCTCGACCTCGGCCCCCTCGGCACCCTGCTGCCCGAGACCGGCTGA
- a CDS encoding GvpL/GvpF family gas vesicle protein — translation MSDQGVYLYAVATGLSAGDLAGVPALAGGAVRVVEHDGLCAVVSDVPLHEFGEEPLRENLERLEWVEETARTHHEVVTAAARAASAAAPVRLVTVYRDDDRVRRLLDERRATFTSALERIDGRGEWGVKVYAAEQDDAEPPESAPVDSAKPGTSYLMRRSAQRRRREDRSRRLAEQAEELHERLAKVAVACRRHPPQDPRLSGRSEPQLLNMAYLVDDVRADRFTGAVEEAAAATTGLRVEVTGPWPAYSFIELDGEVDGAGRDR, via the coding sequence ATGAGTGACCAGGGCGTCTATCTGTACGCCGTCGCCACCGGCCTGAGCGCCGGGGACCTGGCCGGCGTGCCCGCGCTGGCGGGCGGCGCCGTCCGCGTCGTCGAGCACGACGGCCTGTGCGCCGTGGTCAGCGACGTACCGCTGCACGAGTTCGGCGAGGAGCCGCTGCGGGAGAACCTGGAACGCCTGGAGTGGGTGGAGGAGACCGCCCGCACCCACCACGAGGTCGTGACCGCCGCCGCCCGGGCCGCCTCCGCCGCCGCGCCGGTGCGGCTGGTCACGGTCTACCGCGACGACGACCGGGTCCGGCGGCTGCTGGACGAGCGGCGCGCCACGTTCACCTCGGCGCTGGAGCGCATCGACGGACGCGGCGAGTGGGGCGTCAAGGTCTACGCCGCCGAGCAGGACGACGCCGAGCCGCCCGAGTCCGCGCCCGTGGACTCCGCCAAACCCGGGACCTCGTACCTGATGCGCCGCAGCGCCCAGCGCCGCCGCCGGGAGGACAGGTCACGCAGGCTGGCCGAGCAGGCCGAGGAGCTGCACGAACGGCTGGCCAAGGTCGCGGTGGCCTGCCGCCGGCATCCGCCCCAGGACCCCAGGCTGTCCGGCCGCTCCGAGCCGCAGCTGCTGAACATGGCCTACCTGGTCGACGACGTCCGGGCCGACCGGTTCACCGGCGCGGTGGAGGAGGCCGCCGCCGCGACCACCGGGCTGCGGGTCGAGGTGACCGGGCCGTGGCCGGCGTACTCGTTCATCGAGCTGGACGGGGAGGTGGACGGTGCGGGGCGGGATCGTTGA
- a CDS encoding GvpL/GvpF family gas vesicle protein, translating into MSVRYIYGITGAGVELPADLRGLGDRPVEPVAHRDCAVLASELDADRPIGTRDDLLAHERVLERLARDEVTVLPFRFGAVLPDRDSVLGELLEPNHDEFAAELAQLEGMVQLTLKGKYVEETVLGEVMRERPEIVERREALKTVPEDAAYYDRIQLGEMIAQSLEDKARGDAEYALDRLARHAERTIAHPPRRSEEILDAAFLVRRDRRAEFDRAVDELGQEWNGRVRLRLLGPLPPYDFTGHAEERGG; encoded by the coding sequence GTGAGCGTTCGGTACATCTACGGGATCACCGGCGCCGGTGTCGAGCTGCCCGCGGACCTGCGGGGGCTCGGCGACCGGCCGGTGGAGCCGGTGGCGCACCGCGACTGCGCGGTGCTGGCCAGCGAGCTGGACGCCGACCGGCCGATCGGCACCCGGGACGACCTGCTCGCCCACGAGCGGGTGCTGGAACGGCTGGCCCGCGACGAGGTCACGGTGCTGCCGTTCCGGTTCGGCGCCGTGCTGCCCGACCGGGACTCGGTGCTCGGCGAGCTGCTGGAGCCCAACCACGACGAGTTCGCCGCCGAGCTGGCGCAGCTCGAGGGCATGGTCCAGCTCACGCTGAAGGGCAAGTACGTCGAGGAGACGGTGCTCGGCGAGGTGATGCGCGAACGCCCCGAGATCGTCGAGCGCCGGGAGGCCCTCAAGACCGTCCCCGAGGACGCGGCCTACTACGACCGCATCCAGCTCGGCGAGATGATCGCCCAGTCGCTGGAGGACAAGGCCCGCGGCGACGCCGAGTACGCGCTGGACCGGCTGGCCCGGCACGCCGAGCGGACCATCGCGCATCCGCCGCGCCGGTCCGAGGAGATCCTCGACGCGGCGTTCCTGGTCCGCCGGGACCGCCGGGCGGAGTTCGACCGGGCCGTGGACGAGCTCGGCCAGGAGTGGAACGGCCGGGTGCGGCTGCGGCTGCTGGGTCCGCTGCCCCCGTACGACTTCACGGGGCACGCCGAGGAACGGGGCGGCTGA
- a CDS encoding type II toxin-antitoxin system RelE family toxin, which yields MSYRVELHATALAQIKGLPPEAFDALVTALADAATTPWDTMAMRPNEPEYRQAIFGTFGLVSFYVDEPAEVLRVFDITWTG from the coding sequence TTGAGCTACCGCGTCGAGCTGCACGCGACGGCACTGGCCCAGATCAAGGGCCTCCCTCCAGAAGCCTTCGACGCCCTGGTGACCGCCCTCGCCGACGCGGCCACCACCCCCTGGGACACGATGGCCATGCGCCCGAACGAACCCGAATATCGCCAAGCCATCTTCGGCACCTTCGGCCTGGTCTCCTTCTATGTGGACGAGCCCGCCGAGGTCCTCCGAGTATTCGACATCACCTGGACCGGCTGA
- a CDS encoding zinc-dependent alcohol dehydrogenase produces MKAVCWEGVNKLSVEDVPEPRIENDQDAVVRVIASTTCGSDLHLLGGYIPAMRAGDVIGHEFLGEIVEVAPGVRRHEVGDRVVVCSFIGCGRCWYCANDLWSLCDNSNTNPGFGQAAWGYETGAVYGYSHAMGGFRGSHAEYVRVPFADYGAFTVPDGVDDLSALFASDAAPTGWMGAHLGGVGPGDVVAVWGCGAVGQMAARAAMLLGAERVISIDRFPERLAMTREHVGSETIDYTTTDVGAELRERTGGRGPDVCIEAVGMEAHSTGIEYAYDQVKQQMRMQTDRPTAVREAIHACRKGGSVFVLGVFGGVVDKFPLGAVMNKGLTLQAAQQHGQRYIPMLLERIAKGELSTRHLATHEMPLDQAPRGYDMFKHKKDGCVRAVFRPAA; encoded by the coding sequence GTGAAGGCGGTGTGCTGGGAGGGCGTCAACAAGCTCTCCGTCGAGGACGTCCCCGAGCCCAGGATCGAGAACGACCAGGACGCCGTCGTCAGGGTCATCGCCAGCACCACCTGCGGCTCGGACCTGCACCTGCTCGGCGGCTACATCCCCGCGATGCGCGCCGGCGACGTGATCGGCCACGAGTTCCTCGGCGAGATCGTCGAGGTCGCGCCCGGCGTGCGCCGGCACGAGGTCGGCGACCGGGTGGTGGTCTGCTCGTTCATCGGCTGCGGACGCTGCTGGTACTGCGCCAACGACCTGTGGTCGCTGTGCGACAACTCCAACACCAACCCCGGCTTCGGCCAGGCCGCCTGGGGCTACGAGACGGGCGCGGTGTACGGCTACTCCCACGCGATGGGCGGCTTCCGGGGCAGCCACGCCGAGTACGTCCGGGTGCCGTTCGCCGACTACGGGGCGTTCACGGTGCCCGACGGGGTCGACGACCTCAGCGCCCTGTTCGCCTCCGACGCCGCGCCCACCGGCTGGATGGGCGCCCACCTCGGCGGGGTCGGGCCCGGCGACGTGGTGGCGGTGTGGGGCTGCGGCGCGGTGGGCCAGATGGCGGCCCGCGCCGCGATGCTGCTGGGCGCCGAACGGGTCATCTCCATCGACCGCTTCCCCGAACGGCTGGCCATGACCCGCGAGCACGTCGGTTCGGAGACCATCGACTACACCACCACCGACGTGGGCGCCGAACTGCGCGAACGCACCGGCGGGCGCGGCCCGGACGTGTGCATCGAGGCGGTCGGCATGGAGGCGCACAGCACCGGCATCGAGTACGCCTACGACCAGGTCAAGCAGCAGATGCGGATGCAGACCGACCGGCCCACCGCCGTCCGCGAGGCGATCCACGCCTGCCGCAAGGGCGGGTCGGTGTTCGTCCTCGGCGTGTTCGGCGGGGTCGTCGACAAGTTCCCGCTGGGCGCGGTGATGAACAAGGGCCTGACGCTGCAGGCCGCCCAGCAGCACGGCCAGCGGTACATCCCGATGCTGCTGGAACGCATCGCCAAGGGCGAGCTGAGCACCCGCCACCTGGCCACCCACGAGATGCCCCTGGACCAGGCCCCGCGCGGCTACGACATGTTCAAGCACAAGAAGGACGGCTGCGTCCGAGCCGTCTTCCGCCCGGCCGCCTGA
- a CDS encoding carboxylesterase/lipase family protein encodes MSEMTQNPVVRLKDGAVRGTVASGVPAFLGIPYAAPPFGANRMRPPQPVTPWAGERDATVFGPTVPKGDYPPQYAPLLPEVVIPGDDCLNLNVWTPDINAAGLPVLVWLHGGSFMNGSGSVGAYDGTAFARDGVVCVSINYRLAADGFLFLDDGIANLGLLDQLAALRWVQDNIAAFGGDPARVTVAGQSAGAMSVTTLLSMPLAEGLFTQAIVQSGAAAHTLTTDEGRMVGGYLAEALGVPADREAIKAVRLDRLVRAAADLVTEVQTAPDPARWGRLALSLLPFAPVVDGSVLPAAPLASLAAGRGGDVPLLIGSNRDEARLFLVAGSTIDLVDDAMLAAAAGAYGLSEDDLAVYRGNRPDDGAGDVLAAVITDWFFRIPAVRVAEARAAAGTGPTWMYRFDLPEPRDNRGFGACHAVEIPFVFDNVTRDELRPLIGDTPSQAVADRVHRVWVDFITAGDPGWAAYDLAGRTTGLLAEDISPVNDPAGDERVRWDGIR; translated from the coding sequence ATGAGCGAGATGACGCAGAATCCGGTGGTCAGGCTCAAGGACGGCGCCGTCCGCGGCACGGTCGCATCCGGTGTTCCGGCTTTTCTCGGCATCCCCTACGCGGCGCCTCCGTTCGGTGCGAACCGGATGCGGCCGCCCCAGCCCGTCACGCCCTGGGCGGGCGAGCGCGATGCGACCGTGTTCGGGCCGACCGTGCCCAAGGGCGACTACCCGCCGCAGTACGCCCCCCTGCTCCCCGAGGTCGTGATCCCCGGCGACGACTGCCTGAATCTGAACGTGTGGACGCCCGACATCAACGCCGCCGGGCTGCCGGTGCTCGTCTGGCTCCACGGTGGCTCGTTCATGAACGGATCAGGGTCGGTCGGGGCCTACGACGGCACGGCGTTCGCTCGTGACGGCGTGGTGTGCGTGAGCATCAACTACCGGCTGGCCGCCGACGGCTTCCTGTTCCTCGACGACGGCATCGCCAACCTCGGCCTGCTCGACCAACTGGCGGCCCTGCGGTGGGTGCAGGACAACATCGCCGCGTTCGGAGGTGATCCGGCGCGCGTCACCGTCGCGGGTCAGTCGGCCGGGGCCATGAGCGTGACGACACTGCTGTCGATGCCGCTCGCCGAGGGCCTGTTCACCCAGGCCATCGTGCAGAGCGGGGCCGCCGCCCACACGCTCACCACGGACGAGGGCCGCATGGTCGGCGGCTACCTGGCCGAAGCGCTCGGCGTGCCGGCCGACCGGGAGGCCATCAAGGCGGTCCGGCTGGACAGGCTCGTGCGGGCCGCCGCGGATCTGGTGACCGAGGTGCAGACCGCTCCGGATCCGGCCAGGTGGGGGCGGCTCGCGCTGAGCCTGCTGCCGTTCGCGCCCGTCGTCGACGGCTCGGTCCTGCCGGCCGCTCCGCTCGCCTCCCTCGCCGCGGGTCGCGGCGGAGACGTTCCGCTGCTGATCGGGTCGAATCGCGACGAGGCACGGCTGTTCCTGGTCGCGGGGTCCACCATCGACCTCGTCGACGATGCGATGCTGGCGGCCGCGGCCGGCGCCTACGGCCTGTCCGAAGACGATCTCGCGGTCTACCGGGGCAACCGGCCGGACGACGGCGCGGGCGACGTCCTGGCCGCGGTGATCACCGACTGGTTCTTCCGCATACCGGCCGTCCGGGTCGCCGAGGCCCGGGCCGCAGCGGGAACCGGCCCCACGTGGATGTACCGTTTCGACCTTCCGGAACCGCGGGACAACCGCGGGTTCGGGGCCTGCCACGCGGTCGAGATACCGTTCGTGTTCGACAACGTCACCCGTGACGAGCTCCGTCCGCTGATCGGCGACACGCCCTCGCAGGCCGTCGCGGACCGGGTCCACCGGGTCTGGGTGGACTTCATCACCGCCGGAGATCCCGGCTGGGCCGCCTACGACCTCGCCGGCCGGACCACGGGCCTGCTCGCGGAGGACATCAGCCCCGTCAATGATCCCGCCGGCGACGAGCGTGTCCGCTGGGACGGGATTCGCTAG
- the qcrB gene encoding cytochrome bc1 complex cytochrome b subunit, with amino-acid sequence MTNPQRPGQAPGALRATGRAVDDRFGGGRFGAKALKKAFPDHWSFLLGEIAMYCFVIVLLTGVFLTFFFKPSATPVIYDGSYTKLNGVEMSEAYASTLHISFDIRGGLLVRQIHHWSTVIFLAAILIHMLRNFFTGAFRKPRELNWVIGVVLFMLVLVNGLFGYSLPDDLLSGTGLRILHGVLLAIPVVGTYLAMFLFGGEYPGEEIIPRLFTIHVLLIPGILLALLPLHAVILTWRQTHTTFPGRGASERNQKGYPFFPVFIAKTTAYLFWVVGVCTLLATFAQINPVWLYGPYDPGAISAGSQPDWYMGFLEGSLRLMPAWEIVLWGHNITLSVIIPALVVPGALFGGLMLYPWIERWVTGDRSAHHLLDRPRDVPVRTSIGVAGIVFYGVLWLAGANDIIAKTFNVPLFGTTWFFRFAIILGPIIGYIVAYRWCLGLQRRDRHLLEHGLETGIIRMAPEGGFSEMEVPLSREAASPLTDERRPAAIPLERPRGDGARAPKAPGRLRLALNRRFLRDLREPVAPHPDGERAAERRAVEQRGER; translated from the coding sequence GTGACGAATCCGCAGCGGCCGGGGCAGGCTCCCGGGGCGCTCCGGGCCACCGGACGCGCCGTCGACGACCGGTTCGGCGGCGGCAGGTTCGGGGCCAAGGCGCTCAAGAAGGCGTTCCCCGACCACTGGAGCTTCCTGCTCGGTGAGATCGCGATGTACTGCTTCGTCATCGTGCTGCTCACCGGGGTGTTCCTGACGTTCTTCTTCAAGCCGAGCGCCACCCCGGTCATCTACGACGGCTCGTACACCAAGCTGAACGGCGTGGAGATGTCGGAGGCGTACGCCTCGACGCTGCACATCTCGTTCGACATCCGGGGCGGGCTGCTGGTGCGGCAGATCCACCACTGGTCCACGGTGATCTTCCTGGCCGCGATCCTGATCCACATGCTGCGGAACTTCTTCACCGGAGCGTTCCGCAAGCCCCGCGAGCTCAACTGGGTGATCGGGGTCGTGCTGTTCATGCTGGTGCTGGTGAACGGGCTGTTCGGCTACTCGCTGCCGGACGACCTGCTGTCGGGCACCGGGCTGCGGATCCTGCACGGGGTGCTGCTGGCGATCCCGGTGGTGGGCACGTACCTGGCGATGTTCCTGTTCGGCGGGGAGTATCCGGGCGAGGAGATCATCCCGCGGCTGTTCACCATCCACGTGCTGCTGATCCCGGGGATCCTGCTGGCGCTGCTGCCGCTGCACGCGGTGATCCTGACCTGGCGGCAGACGCACACCACGTTCCCCGGCCGCGGCGCCAGCGAACGGAACCAGAAGGGGTACCCGTTCTTCCCGGTGTTCATCGCCAAGACCACCGCGTACCTGTTCTGGGTGGTCGGGGTCTGCACGCTGCTGGCGACGTTCGCGCAGATCAACCCGGTGTGGCTGTACGGGCCCTACGATCCGGGGGCGATCAGCGCGGGCTCGCAGCCGGACTGGTACATGGGCTTCCTGGAGGGCTCGCTGCGGCTGATGCCGGCCTGGGAGATCGTGCTGTGGGGGCACAACATCACGCTCAGCGTGATCATCCCGGCGCTGGTGGTGCCGGGGGCGCTGTTCGGCGGGCTGATGCTGTATCCGTGGATCGAACGCTGGGTGACCGGCGACAGGAGCGCCCACCACCTGCTGGACCGGCCGCGCGACGTGCCGGTGCGCACCTCGATCGGCGTCGCCGGGATCGTGTTCTACGGGGTGCTGTGGCTGGCCGGGGCCAACGACATCATCGCCAAGACCTTCAACGTCCCGCTGTTCGGCACCACCTGGTTCTTCCGGTTCGCGATCATCCTGGGGCCGATCATCGGCTACATCGTCGCCTACCGCTGGTGCCTGGGGCTGCAGCGGCGGGACCGGCACCTGCTGGAGCACGGCCTGGAGACCGGGATCATCCGGATGGCCCCCGAGGGCGGGTTCTCCGAGATGGAGGTGCCGCTGTCGAGGGAGGCGGCCTCCCCGCTCACCGACGAGCGGCGGCCCGCCGCGATCCCGCTGGAACGGCCGCGAGGCGACGGCGCCCGCGCCCCGAAGGCCCCCGGCCGGCTCCGCCTGGCCCTCAACCGCCGCTTCCTGCGCGACCTGCGCGAGCCGGTCGCCCCGCACCCGGACGGCGAACGCGCGGCCGAACGCCGGGCCGTCGAGCAGCGCGGGGAGCGCTGA
- a CDS encoding SDR family oxidoreductase produces MKVKGKVVVITGASSGIGRATALAFAERKANVVAAARGRPALDSVVAECAERGGAGLAVPVDVTDAKAVDELARRAVERFGRIDVWVNCAAVSVYGEFTEVPLEDFRRVLDVNVMGYVHGVRAALPYMRRQGKGVIVNVASIAGVVTQPYAHPYAMSKFAVRAMSASLRQELALRGERGVKVCAVLPATIDTPFFQHAGNYTGRRVRAMPPVYTPERVARTIVDLVRLPRREVVVGPLGRGMVLQSRIAPALVERMMAGQADRSHLSRKERAEDTSGILYEPPAGTGTVTGGWHGRRKTAVRRGAAMAALAAGGAWRLLRGSPAGAGGPAKATRAAKAARAAGVVRTGGRRPVRSATPRITPPRAKRTLVKLP; encoded by the coding sequence GTGAAGGTCAAGGGCAAGGTCGTCGTCATCACCGGGGCGTCCAGCGGGATCGGGCGGGCCACCGCGCTCGCGTTCGCGGAGCGCAAGGCGAACGTCGTGGCGGCGGCCCGCGGCCGGCCGGCGCTGGACTCGGTGGTGGCCGAGTGCGCGGAACGCGGGGGCGCGGGGCTGGCGGTGCCGGTCGACGTGACGGACGCCAAGGCCGTCGACGAGCTGGCGCGGCGGGCCGTGGAGCGGTTCGGGCGGATCGACGTGTGGGTGAACTGCGCGGCGGTCAGCGTGTACGGGGAGTTCACCGAGGTGCCGCTGGAGGACTTCCGGCGGGTGCTGGACGTGAACGTGATGGGGTACGTGCACGGGGTCCGGGCGGCGCTGCCGTACATGCGCCGGCAGGGCAAGGGCGTCATCGTGAACGTGGCGTCGATCGCCGGGGTCGTCACCCAGCCGTACGCGCATCCGTACGCGATGTCGAAGTTCGCGGTCCGGGCGATGAGCGCGAGCCTGCGGCAGGAGCTGGCGCTCCGGGGCGAACGGGGCGTCAAGGTCTGCGCGGTGCTGCCCGCGACGATCGACACGCCGTTCTTCCAGCACGCGGGCAACTACACCGGGCGGCGGGTGCGGGCGATGCCGCCGGTCTACACCCCCGAACGGGTGGCCCGCACGATCGTCGACCTGGTGCGGCTGCCGCGCCGGGAGGTCGTGGTCGGGCCGCTGGGACGCGGGATGGTGCTGCAGTCCAGGATCGCCCCGGCGCTGGTCGAGCGGATGATGGCCGGCCAGGCGGACCGCAGCCACCTGTCCCGCAAGGAGCGGGCGGAGGACACCTCCGGCATCCTGTACGAGCCGCCCGCGGGCACCGGGACGGTCACCGGCGGCTGGCACGGCCGGCGCAAGACGGCGGTACGGCGCGGCGCGGCGATGGCGGCGCTGGCCGCGGGCGGGGCGTGGCGGCTGCTGCGCGGCTCCCCGGCGGGCGCCGGCGGGCCGGCCAAGGCCACCAGGGCCGCCAAGGCGGCCAGGGCGGCCGGGGTGGTCAGGACCGGAGGTCGCAGGCCGGTCCGGTCCGCGACCCCAAGGATCACCCCTCCCAGGGCAAAGAGAACCCTGGTGAAACTGCCGTAG
- a CDS encoding DUF6247 family protein, with protein MTAEPIDHGPLNPEDILRRLPADERDRFLREYHSALDAAHELWRFRQLQDVLRLWHLRAVAYAQPDFADRTEQARTGDPVAFVPAAEAIPGWPDRPNGSR; from the coding sequence ATGACGGCCGAGCCGATCGACCATGGCCCGCTGAACCCTGAGGACATCCTGCGGCGCCTGCCGGCGGACGAGCGGGACCGCTTCCTGCGCGAGTATCACAGCGCTCTGGACGCCGCTCACGAGCTGTGGCGCTTCCGGCAACTCCAGGACGTCCTACGGCTGTGGCACCTGCGCGCCGTCGCGTACGCCCAACCCGACTTCGCCGACCGAACCGAGCAGGCCCGCACCGGCGACCCCGTTGCCTTCGTACCGGCGGCCGAGGCAATCCCCGGCTGGCCCGACCGTCCGAACGGCTCCCGTTGA
- the gvpJ gene encoding gas vesicle protein GvpJ, giving the protein MPATVQRQGPSVERPSSSGLADVVEMILDKGLVIDAYVRVSLVGIELLTVDARVVVASVDTYLRFAEAVNRLDIANNDTSQGLPQMIETMQESGARSKTRGVLQATEEKVKEKLGRGTDRQRTAKGDGA; this is encoded by the coding sequence ATGCCCGCGACCGTGCAACGACAGGGCCCGTCCGTCGAACGACCTTCGTCCAGCGGACTGGCCGACGTGGTCGAGATGATCCTGGACAAGGGCCTGGTCATCGACGCCTATGTGCGGGTGTCGCTGGTGGGCATCGAGCTGCTCACGGTGGACGCCCGCGTCGTGGTGGCCAGCGTCGACACCTACCTGCGCTTCGCGGAGGCGGTGAACCGGCTGGACATCGCCAACAACGACACCAGCCAGGGCCTCCCGCAGATGATCGAGACGATGCAGGAGAGCGGCGCCCGCAGCAAGACCCGCGGGGTGCTGCAGGCCACCGAGGAGAAGGTCAAGGAGAAGCTGGGCCGGGGCACCGACCGGCAGCGCACGGCCAAGGGGGACGGGGCGTGA
- a CDS encoding gas vesicle protein codes for MSQVEWAGPAASARSSARSSEGRYQPANLADLLERILDKGIVIVGDIRVNLLDIELLTIKIRLLVASVERAKEMGIDWWEHDPAISSKARREAERERRDVLEENRMLRERLAALEARLSSPPEVEAAGDGASRRTGAKSTTRTGAKTSAKSSAKTDAETTAKTGGTERRTAADSAGEEDADE; via the coding sequence ATGTCCCAGGTCGAGTGGGCCGGCCCGGCCGCGTCGGCGCGGTCCTCGGCGCGGTCCTCCGAGGGCCGGTACCAGCCGGCGAACCTGGCCGACCTGCTGGAACGGATCCTCGACAAGGGCATCGTGATCGTCGGGGACATCCGGGTGAACCTGCTCGACATCGAGCTGCTCACCATCAAGATCAGGTTGCTGGTCGCCTCGGTGGAGCGCGCCAAGGAGATGGGCATCGACTGGTGGGAGCACGACCCGGCGATCTCCTCCAAGGCCCGCCGCGAGGCCGAGCGGGAGCGGCGGGACGTGCTCGAGGAGAACCGGATGCTGCGCGAGCGGCTGGCCGCCCTGGAGGCGCGGCTGTCCTCGCCGCCGGAGGTCGAGGCCGCCGGCGACGGCGCATCACGCAGGACCGGCGCCAAGAGCACCACCAGGACCGGCGCCAAGACCTCGGCCAAGAGCAGCGCCAAGACCGACGCCGAGACCACCGCGAAGACCGGCGGGACCGAACGCAGGACCGCCGCCGACAGCGCCGGGGAGGAGGACGCTGATGAGTGA